A window of the Candidatus Palauibacter soopunensis genome harbors these coding sequences:
- a CDS encoding tyrosine recombinase XerC — translation MTPTSAPAGARARARRAWVDDFLRYARAERRLSPGTVSAYRRDLGQFEAFVSAYEGTHDWGWADVHRVSIRSFMGDLELRGLKRSSIARKLAAVRAFFAFLQRTDRVEASPARLVRTPRRDRTLPAFLSEEDARELLDTAGAAARRDGSAVALRRWAVLELLYSCGLRLAEVHGLDVTAVDRHTGQVRALGKGGKERVVPLGRRASEALGAYFGKRGESASRAAFLSVRGTRLSRRQIQRDVTAQLARVADGDRLTAHSLRHSFATHLLDRGADLVSVKEMLGHASLSTTRIYTHTSVDRLKRVHSRAHPRGGE, via the coding sequence ATGACCCCGACGTCGGCGCCCGCCGGTGCGCGAGCGCGAGCCCGGCGCGCATGGGTCGACGACTTCCTTCGCTACGCCCGTGCCGAGCGCCGACTGTCCCCCGGCACCGTGTCCGCATACCGTCGCGACCTCGGCCAGTTCGAGGCCTTCGTGAGCGCGTACGAGGGGACGCACGACTGGGGCTGGGCGGACGTCCATCGGGTGTCCATCCGTTCGTTCATGGGAGACCTCGAGCTGCGCGGGCTGAAACGTTCCTCCATCGCCCGCAAGCTCGCCGCCGTGCGCGCCTTCTTCGCCTTCCTCCAGCGCACGGACCGGGTGGAGGCCAGCCCGGCACGACTCGTCCGCACCCCCCGCCGGGACCGGACGCTGCCGGCCTTCCTGAGCGAAGAGGACGCCCGCGAGCTGCTCGACACCGCCGGCGCGGCGGCGCGGCGGGACGGATCCGCGGTGGCGCTTCGGCGCTGGGCGGTCCTCGAGTTGCTTTATTCGTGCGGACTGCGGCTGGCGGAGGTACACGGCCTCGACGTGACCGCGGTGGACCGCCACACCGGGCAGGTCCGCGCTCTCGGCAAGGGCGGGAAGGAGCGTGTGGTCCCTCTCGGCCGGCGCGCATCGGAAGCGCTCGGCGCCTACTTCGGGAAACGGGGGGAAAGCGCCTCCCGCGCCGCGTTCCTCTCCGTTCGCGGCACCCGCCTCTCGCGGCGGCAGATCCAACGCGACGTGACGGCCCAACTCGCGCGGGTCGCGGACGGCGACCGGCTGACCGCACATTCGCTGCGCCACTCCTTCGCGACCCACCTTCTCGACCGGGGGGCGGACCTCGTCTCGGTGAAGGAGATGCTGGGACACGCGAGCCTGAGCACCACCCGGATCTACACGCACACGTCCGTCGACCGCCTCAAGCGCGTACACTCCCGGGCCCACCCACGCGGAGGAGAGTGA